In the genome of Triticum urartu cultivar G1812 chromosome 5, Tu2.1, whole genome shotgun sequence, one region contains:
- the LOC125555827 gene encoding uncharacterized protein LOC125555827: MSLAMEVEAIGQETIAAITMIEDGDDDEVLTSDDGGSYSHGEMMVTDDDEELFELDITFLRGDNEHGQDRHDTHGAGDGAHALMANCLLPVSSVSMAVPVTDSNTVSSYYAFSTYSSSRKSGISGGGKRRLGRAAADGRNSTWARFRLSSRGFATMGNFQR, encoded by the coding sequence ATGTCGTTAGCCATGGAAGTCGAGGCCATCGGCCAAGAAACCATCGCCGCAATCACGATGATCGAGGACGGCGACGATGACGAGGTGCTGACCAGCGACGACGGGGGCAGCTACAGTCACGGAGAGATGATGGTCaccgacgacgacgaggagctgTTCGAGCTCGACATCACCTTCCTCCGCGGCGACAACGAGCACGGCCAAGACCGACACGATACGCACGGCGCTGGTGATGGCGCCCATGCCCTGATGGCCAACTGCCTGCTGCCAGTGAGCTCGGTCAGCATGGCGGTGCCGGTCACGGACAGCAACACCGTCTCATCCTACTATGCCTTCTCCACGTACAGCAGCTCGAGGAAGTCCGGCATCAGCGGCGGTGGCAAGAGGAGGCTTGGGCGAGCAGCTGCTGACGGCCGCAATTCCACTTGGGCGAGGTTTCGCCTCTCGAGCAGGGGATTCGCAACCATGGGGAATTTTCAGAGATAG